Part of the Imperialibacter roseus genome, CGGTAGATTACAAGGTGCTCAGTGAAATGCAGCAAATCGATCTTTTGCGTGCCATGGAACTGGTGATGCTAAGAATGGGTGCACCAGCAGGCGAAGTGAAAACGCAAGTTGTGGCCTATTTGAATGAGGCCTACCCAGCCAACTCCAACAAGCTGAACCGTGGACTCAGCAAGCTTTTGATATACCTCGATGACCCTAAAGGAACTGAGAAAACACTCGCTTTGCTCGAAAATGCCAAGGATGACCCGATAGAAAAAACAGCCAGTGCTTCCGCCGACTTGATTTTGAGAAACCCACAGTACGGAATGGACATTGCTGGGATGTTGTCGAAAGTGCCTCCTGCGCAGCAGACTTACCTGGCAACGGTGCTCAGCTCCGCTAAAAGTGGATGGACCGCCGACATGTCAGACAAGTATTTCACGTGGTTCAATAAGGCCTTTGGTTACAAGGGAGGCGTGAGCTACGTTGGGTTTGTGAACAAAGCCAGGCAGGCGGCACTAACGCATGTGCCAAAAGATAAACTGGCTTACTACGACAAACTTTCCGGAGGTGATCTGCTGACCAACTCAGGTAACGACCTGGCCAGCAATGCCCCATCACCTAAAGGCCCCGGTAGAAACTGGACAGTTGATGAAGCGCTGCCATTGATTGAGGGAGATTCAAGTGTCAGAAACTTTCTGCAAGGCAAAAATATGTACGCTGCCACCAGATGCATTTCTTGTCATTCGATGCAGGGTGAGGGTGGCGGCATTGGCCCCGACCTGACCCAGCTTGGCACCAGATTCTCTAAAAAGGACATGCTGGAGGCCATCATCGACCCTAACAAAGTGGTGTCTGACCAGTATGCCTCCACGGTGTTCACCATGAAAGACGGCAGCTCCATTGTTGGGCGCCTGACCAATGAAACTGATGACGCCTATGTCATTTTTCAAAACCCATTTGCTCCGGAAGTAACCCGCACCATTCCTAAGAGTGAGGTGGTGAGCACGAAGTACTCTTACATTTCGCTGATGTTTCCCGGGCTGGTGAACAGGCTGAATGAAGAAGAGTTGAAAGACCTGCTGGCTTATTTAATGGCCGGGGGGAATGAAGGGAATGAGGTGTTTAAGACTGGGGAGTAGGAACTCAGCGGGCTTTTTAATCGAAAGCAGCTATCGTGTAGAGCAAGGTGAGTGGGGACACTCACCAGGGCGATAGCACAATCCTGGTTGTGGCCTCGTGTCTTCACGTGCCACTGCGGGCTTGAAGATGCACACCCGGGGTGACGTTTTCAGTTTCCAGGCCACCGAAACAATCAATAGTGCATTATATAGCTCTTTTGGTTGCTTTTCCCTGAAAAAAAACATACTTTTGTATTGAAAAGAGCAGTATGATGCACTTTATGGAGATGCATAAGATCGTTAAAGATCGTAGGGAGATGATGCAGGTTACCCAGGAAACGCTCGCAGAAATTTCCGGTGTGGGGTTGCGTACCATCAAGCAATTTGAAACTGGAAAGGGGAATCCTACCCTTCAAACGCTTCAAAAACTGGCCGATGTTCTGGGAATGGAGGTTCGCTTGCAAGTGAAGAATACCCTTGATAGCAAATGAGAGCGGCTAACATATTATTTAAGGACCAAGTAGCTGGTGTGCTCATGCAACAGGATGACGGAACCTTTATTTTCCGGTACCTTGATGATTGGATGGCGGATAGTAGCAAGCCAGCTATCAGTCTGACTTTACCCAAATCACAACAGGAACATCATTCCAGCTATCTTTTCCCCTTCTTCTTCAACATGTTGCCTGAGGGCTCCAATAAGCAAGTAGTTTGTCATCATATGAAGCTTGATGCTGATGACTATTTTGGAATCCTCAGGGCAATTGCAAAAACAGATGCCATTGGAGCAATCAGGGTTGTTAAGGTGGAGGGCCAGCCATGAGGTTGCCAGAAATAAAATATTGCCCGGGAACGCTGGCAGCTGGTTTTAATACCTATAGCAGAACCTGTTTGAAGAGAGTTTTCAGTGGCAAAAAGGTTTATCATGTGCTGCCCTACGAGTCTCCGTCGGACAACCCTGAAGCGGATGAATTATTCCAGGAAAATACAAAGCGAATATCCATCTCGGGTGTTCAGGAGAAATTTTCGACACTGCTGGAAAAGAACAAACTCCGATTGGTAAATGAAGGTGAAAGGGGGACTTACATCCTGAAGCCTGTTCCTTCGGTGGGGAAGAAAGCTGATCAAATGCCCGCCAATGAGCATTTAACGATGCAAATAGCCCGCCAGGTATATGGCATAGAAACAGCGGAGAATGCCCTTATATTTTTTAAGAATGGATCGCCAGCCTACATTACCAGGCGGTTTGATGTCAAGGAAGATGGAAGCAAAAGAGCTCAGGAAGATTTTGCTTCGCTGGCAGAAAGAACGCCGCAAACTCATGGTGAGCATTACAAGTATTTGGGCAGCTACCTGGAGCTTTTTCAGCTCATGAAACGCTATGTGCCCGCCTACAAACTGGAGTCACCTAAATTGTTCAGGGTACTGGTTTTTAACTACCTGTTTTCTAACGGAGACGCCCACTTTAAAAACTTTTCCCTGTTGGAAACTCCACTGGGAGACTATCGCCTGAGCCCGGCGTATGATTTACTAAACAGTAGAATTCATATTGACGATAAAGATTTTGCTCTGGAGGGTGGGCTGTTGCCTGGCAAGTTCGGTCAGGGCACTATCCTTCGGCAGTTCTTCACCTTGGCTGAGCAGGCTGGCATATCGGAAAAACAAACAAAAGATATGTTTAGCCTATTGAAGTCAGGGTCTGATAAAGTCGAAAAATTGATAACTGCCTCTTTTCTAAATGAGAGCACCAAACGGAACTATTGGCAGGCCTATCAAGCCCGGTTAAAGCGGGTGGCGGGGGAGTGAGGAGGGTGCTTCAAAAAGACAGGGTATTTCGTTCCGGCTCTGATTCCTTAGAATGAAAAATCAGGCAATTTGGATCGGGATTACCCTTTAAACTCAATATCCCAAGTGGTCATAAAAAAGCAAAAGGTCCAAGCCTATCCGACTGGAGAAGCCCGGCCGGGCGAGACGCATTGAGCCAGTTTTACTTTTTTATTTAAACACAAACGAAACGTTCGATCCGCAGAAATACAGATTGATCCTGGATTTGTCGGCCCCAGAAATGAAAAAGCCCCTCATACTTTAAGTATTTGGGGCTTTTTGCAGAGGAGGAGGGATTCGAACCCCCGGAACCTCGCAGTTCAACGGTTTTCAAGACCGCCGCATTCGACCGCTCTGCCACTCCTCTGTGTTTGGTCAAATAATACCTTTATCTTTTAAAAACCGATAACCATCTATCGATTTGAAAAACATTTCTCTCTTGTAGGCCTCGGACTTTGTTTCAAATTCTTCATAGTAGAGAATTTTCCACGGTCTTTTGGCTTTAGTTGATCTTACTTTTCCACCATTATGTTTTTTCATCCGCTCAAGCAAATTGCTTGAATGACCATAATAATGAGTCTGATCAACCTCACTTTTCAATATGTATGTAAAGAACATTGTTTGAGCAGTTCAACGGTTTTTCCCGAAGGGATTCCTTTGGGGCAAGACCGCCGCATTCCCCCAAAGGGATGCCTGTGGCAGACCGCTCTGCAACTCCTCTGTTTGCCGTTCTTCAAACGGATTGCAAATGTAGTGGTTTGGGTGATATATGCCAATAGGCAGGAAGAAAAAAAAGTATTCAGTGATCAGTAAGTAGTAGATAGTAGTGAGCCGCATCACTTTATGCACTTTAAATCTTCGTACTCGCCACATACTAAGCACGCCACTGATTACTGATTATTTCCTGCCATTTACCACTTACAGTTGAGATAAGAGCTGCTTTATGAACTTTCAGGTGATTGAAGACGCACCTCATTGGTACCCCGCCTATTACTGAATACTCCTTACTGATTACTGAAATACGGTTCCAAAAGCTTCCCCATCACTTCCGGCATGCGTATTGGCCTGTTGGTTTCCATGTTGATAAACACCAATGTAGTTTCTCCCTGGTTGATCAGCTTACCAGCTTCATTCAATATTTCGTACTGAAAAAGAATTTTCAGCGTCGGCTTTTTGGGGATCACGACCTTAATAGTCAGCAGCTCGTCGTAGCGGGCAGGCAGCAGGTAGCGGGTGTGCAACTCCAGCACGGGCAGCATCACGCCCATTTCTTCCAGCTTTTTGTAAGAGAACCCCAGCGACCTGATGCATTCAACCCTCGCTACTTCATAGTAGGCGGCATAGTTGCCATAGTAAGCGTAGCCCATCTGGTCTGTTTCGGCGTAGCGTACTCTCAGCTGGGTTTCGTGGGTATACATGCTTAGCGGAATATTTTAGCTTTGTTCAATGCGTCCTGAAAGCGTTTTGCATTCTTGTTGTGATCAATCAGGTTGGTGGCAAATGCATGATAACCCGAAAAATCTTCTCTGGCACACATATACAGGTACTTATGCTTTTCGTAGTTCAGCACGGCGTCAATATTCTGAATGGTAGGCATGTTGATAGGGCCAGGAGGCAACCCGGCATTCCTGTAAGTGTTGTAGGGCGAATCTATTTCGAGGTCTTTGAGGAGTAGTCGCTGGATGGCGAAATCGCCAAGGGCGAATTTGAGCGTAGGGTCAGCCTGCAAGGGCATGCTTTTCTTCAGACGGTTAAGGTATAGCCCCGCAATGGTGGCACTTTCCTCACCCTTAATGGACTCGGCCTGCACAATAGCGGCCAGCGTCGATACCTGCACAGGCGTCATTCCCAGGGCATCGGCCTTTTCTTTCCTTTGTGCACTCCAGAATTTGGTGTACTCACTGTGCATCCTGTCCAGAAATGCCTTGCCGGTAATGGTCCAATACACTTCGTAGGTGTTTGGAATAAACATACTGATGAACGTTTGCTGGGTGAAGCCATAGGCCTCAGCCACCGAGTCACTAAGCAACAAAGCCTTGAGTTCCTCTTCCGACATCATCAGGTTTTTGCTCAGCTTCTCAGGCAACTCACTCATGAGGCGCACATTGCTGAAGGTGATGTCAACAGGTTGTTGCAGCCCCGCCCGAAGCATCCTGATGGCTTCGATATTGCTCATGTCTTTTCGGATGATATAATACCCCGGCTTCACCGCCTCATGGTAGTTCATCAGCTTGGCAAGGAAGCTGAAGGAAACCAGATCGGTCACATAGCCATTGTCGTACAATGAGTTTTGCACATCCTTGAAAGTAGCTGCTTTCTCGATAATGAACGGCTTATCCCCTTCTGTTTCAGTTAAAAAATTGGGAGTGAAGAGCACCTGATAAGCGTAAAAGGCAAATGATGATACCAGGGTGGAAAATACCACTATTGCCCCAACCAATACGTTGCGTTTTGTCATACCTGTTTAACTTCAGTTAACTTAGCGGCTTCAAAGTTTAGTGTATTTAACAGGATTTGGAATTTTTTGATGCAAAAAGATTCTTTTCGGGTCAGAAAATGTTTCTGAAGAAGGCAAAGAGCTAACCATATGAGTGCAGAGTTGATAAGAATACACCCCGATAATCCCGACATGAGGAAGATCGATCAGGTGGTGGAGATATTGAGAGACGGAGGAGTTATCATTTACCCGACCGACACTGTGTACGGAATGGGTTGTGATATTTTCAATCAGAAGGCCATTGAGAAAATTTTGCGTATTAAGGGGCTGAAAATGAAGAATGCTAACCTGTCTTTTATTTGTTACGACCTTAGTCATATTTCGGAATACACCCGCCACCTGAGCACGCCTG contains:
- a CDS encoding helix-turn-helix domain-containing protein — translated: MMHFMEMHKIVKDRREMMQVTQETLAEISGVGLRTIKQFETGKGNPTLQTLQKLADVLGMEVRLQVKNTLDSK
- a CDS encoding HipA N-terminal domain-containing protein is translated as MRAANILFKDQVAGVLMQQDDGTFIFRYLDDWMADSSKPAISLTLPKSQQEHHSSYLFPFFFNMLPEGSNKQVVCHHMKLDADDYFGILRAIAKTDAIGAIRVVKVEGQP
- a CDS encoding type II toxin-antitoxin system HipA family toxin, which gives rise to MKRVFSGKKVYHVLPYESPSDNPEADELFQENTKRISISGVQEKFSTLLEKNKLRLVNEGERGTYILKPVPSVGKKADQMPANEHLTMQIARQVYGIETAENALIFFKNGSPAYITRRFDVKEDGSKRAQEDFASLAERTPQTHGEHYKYLGSYLELFQLMKRYVPAYKLESPKLFRVLVFNYLFSNGDAHFKNFSLLETPLGDYRLSPAYDLLNSRIHIDDKDFALEGGLLPGKFGQGTILRQFFTLAEQAGISEKQTKDMFSLLKSGSDKVEKLITASFLNESTKRNYWQAYQARLKRVAGE
- a CDS encoding GIY-YIG nuclease family protein — protein: MFFTYILKSEVDQTHYYGHSSNLLERMKKHNGGKVRSTKAKRPWKILYYEEFETKSEAYKREMFFKSIDGYRFLKDKGII
- a CDS encoding acyl-CoA thioesterase, with the translated sequence MYTHETQLRVRYAETDQMGYAYYGNYAAYYEVARVECIRSLGFSYKKLEEMGVMLPVLELHTRYLLPARYDELLTIKVVIPKKPTLKILFQYEILNEAGKLINQGETTLVFINMETNRPIRMPEVMGKLLEPYFSNQ
- the mltG gene encoding endolytic transglycosylase MltG encodes the protein MTKRNVLVGAIVVFSTLVSSFAFYAYQVLFTPNFLTETEGDKPFIIEKAATFKDVQNSLYDNGYVTDLVSFSFLAKLMNYHEAVKPGYYIIRKDMSNIEAIRMLRAGLQQPVDITFSNVRLMSELPEKLSKNLMMSEEELKALLLSDSVAEAYGFTQQTFISMFIPNTYEVYWTITGKAFLDRMHSEYTKFWSAQRKEKADALGMTPVQVSTLAAIVQAESIKGEESATIAGLYLNRLKKSMPLQADPTLKFALGDFAIQRLLLKDLEIDSPYNTYRNAGLPPGPINMPTIQNIDAVLNYEKHKYLYMCAREDFSGYHAFATNLIDHNKNAKRFQDALNKAKIFR